A single region of the Raphanus sativus cultivar WK10039 chromosome 1, ASM80110v3, whole genome shotgun sequence genome encodes:
- the LOC108855797 gene encoding homeobox-leucine zipper protein ATHB-54 yields the protein MENSNTDSEVFSWFQNQNQSHCLKLPSSCFPPTSLSAFYGSSSMSNTETNTVDEDDVCESYNTRETTKKRKLTPFQLRLLEESFEEDKRLEPDRKLWLAEKMGLQPSQVAIWFQNRRARFKNRQLEIDCDSLKASYAKLKTDRDILFRQNQALINKVALLKEELKIQEKLETQSIETEKLGEEGSSVRSNNTQYSEEEEGLGHNQYSFPELAALGFYYDPTLCASNLGL from the exons ATGGAAAACTCAAACACTGATTCAGAAGTTTTCTCttggtttcagaaccagaaCCAAAGCCATTGCCTTAAGCTTCCTTCTTCTTGCTTTCCACCGACCTCTCTCTCTGCTTTTTATG GATCTAGCTCCATGAGCAACACGGAGACTAACACTGTGGACGAAGACGACGTCTGTGAGAGCTACAACACGCGTGAGACAACCAAGAAACGGAAGCTGACACCATTCCAATTGCGTTTACTAGAGGAGAGTTTCGAAGAAGACAAACGACTAGAACCGGACAGGAAACTCTGGCTGGCCGAGAAGATGGGTTTGCAGCCGAGCCAAGTCGCTATATGGTTCCAAAACAGAAGGGCTAGGTTCAAGAATAGACAGCTAGAGATCGACTGCGACTCTCTTAAGGCTAGCTATGCTAAGCTCAAGACTGATAGGGACATTCTCTTTCGACAAAACCAAGCCCTTATAAACAAG GTTGCTCTCCTCAAAGAGGAGCTGAAAATTCAAGAGAAACTCGAAACTCAGTCTATAGAAACCGAGAAGCTTGGGGAAGAAGGTAGTTCGGTGAGAAGCAACAATACGCAGTacagtgaagaagaagaagggttgGGACATAATCAATACAGTTTCCCGGAGCTTGCAGCTCTCGGATTCTACTATGACCCAACTTTGTGTGCTTCAAATCTAGGGTTGTGA